CAGCGGCGCTGCCGTCCGGAGAGGCCGGGGGGCATAGCACCGAGCACACCCGATGAGTACAGAGTGTGGCCTCCTTGTGCCGGATTTCAACCGGAAGGAGGTGAGCAGGTACTCTGTACGGTCTGCACCTGTGTCCGTTCGCTCGGACGCGGTGCCGATACGCATCACGACCCTCCTGCCACGGAACGACCGTGGCCGCTGAGTCCAAAGGAGGTGGGTTCCACATGCGTCACTACGAAGTGATGGTCATCCTCGACCCCGATCTCGAGGAGCGCGCTGTCTCCCCGCTGATCGAGAACTTCCTTTCTGTCGTCCGTGAGGGCAACGGAAAGGTCGAGAAGGTCGACACCTGGGGCCGTCGTCGTCTCGCTTACGAGATCAAGAAGAAGCCCGAGGGCATCTACTCGGTCATCGACCTTCAGGCCGAGCCTGCGGTCGTCAAGGAGCTCGACCGACAGATGAACCTGAACGAGTCGGTCCTCCGGACCAAGGTCCTCCGTCCCGAGACCCACTGAACTTCCCAGTTCAGCGGTAATCGGGAATTCGAGTAGCACAAGCCAGCTGCAAAACCCGCCGAGAGGTTCATCCATGGCAGGCGAGACCGTCATCACGGTCGTCGGCAATCTCGTCGACGACCCCGAGCTGCGCTTCACCCCCTCGGGTGCGGCGGTCGCGAAGTTCCGTGTCGCGTCCACTCCCCGCACCTTCGACCGCCAGACCAATGAGTGGAAGGACGGCGAAAGCCTGTTCCTGACCTGCTCGGTGTGGCGGCAGGCGGCCGAGAACGTCGCAGAGTCCCTTCAGCGGGGCATGCGTGTCGTCGTTCAGGGCCGACTGCGCCAGCGGTCCTACGAGGACCGTGAGGGTGTCAAGCGCACGGTCTACGAGCTGGACGTCGAGGAAGTCGGCCCCAGCCTGAAGAACGCCACGGCCAAGGTCACCAAGACCACGGGTCGCGGCGGCCAGGGTGGCTACGGCGGCGGTGGCGGCGGCCAGCAGGGCGGCGGCGGTGGCAACTGGGGCGGAGCCCCCAGTGCGAGCCCGCAGGGCGGCGGAGCACCCTCCGACGACCCGTGGGCGTCCAGCGCACCGGCCGGCGGCGGTCAGCCGCAGCAGGGCGGCGGCGGGGGCGGCTGGGGCGGAAGCTCCGGCGGCTCCGGCGGCGGCTACTCGGACGAGCCGCCCTTCTAAGGGCAGCTCTACCCCACTTCTTGATCACACAGGAGAGACACAATGGCGAAGCCGCCTGTGCGCAAGCCTAAGAAGAAGGTCTGCGCGTTCTGCAAGGACAAGACCGTGTACGTGGACTACAAGGACACGAACATGCTGCGGAAGTTCATTTCCGACCGCGGCAAGATCCGTGCCCGCCGCGTGACCGGCAACTGCACGCAGCACCAGCGTGACGTCGCCACGGCAGTCAAGAACAGCCGTGAGATGGCACTGCTGCCCTACACGTCCACCGCGCGATAAGGAAAGGGTGACCGAATAATGAAGATCATCCTGACCCACGAGGTCTCTGGCCTCGGAACTGCCGGCGACGTCGTCGACGTCAAGGACGGCTACGCTCGCAACTACCTGGTCCCGCGTGGTTTCGCGATCCGCTGGACCAAGGGTGGCGAGAAGGACGTGGCGCAGATCCGCCGCGCCCGCAAGATCCACGAGATCGCGACCATCGAGCAGGCCAACGAGTTCAAGGCCAAGCTCGAGGGCGTGAAGGTGCGTCTGGCCACCCGTTCGGGTGACAGCGGCCGCCTCTTCGGCTCCGTGACCCCGGCCGACATCGCCACGGCGATCGAGGCTTCCGGTGGTCCGAAGGTCGACAAGCGCCGCGTTGAGCTGGCGTCCCCGATCAAGACCCTCGGTTCGTACCAGGTCTCCGTGCGTCTGCACGCCGAGGTCGTCGCGAACCTGGGCATCGAGGTCGTCGCCGCCTAAGTGCCGCGCACGAAGGGCCGTACCCCCCGGGGTACGGCCCTTCGTCGTTTCACGTGAAACACGTGTTTCACGTGAAACAGTCCGTTTCACGTGAAACATCGGCGGCGCACCGCGGTCAGCGTGCGGCGCCCGTGACCAGCCAGCGGCCGGAGCGGGCCCGCAGCTGGAGCGTGACCATCCGGACCAGCATCATCAGCGTCATCGCCCACCAGAGCGTGGTGAGGCCACCGCCGATGCTGGGGACGAGCAGGGCGGCCGGGGTGAAGACGGCCAGCGTCACGACCATCGCTCCGGCGAGGTAGCGGCCGTCGCCCGCGCCCATCAGGACTCCGTCGAGGACGAAGACGATCCCGCAGACCGGCTGGGAGAGGGCCACGACGAGCAGGGCGGGCAGCAGGGCGTCCTTGACCGTGGGGTCACCGGTGAAGAGCGGTACGAAGAGCGGCCGGGCCGCGACGACCAGGATCCCGAGGACCACCCCCGAGGCGATCCCCCACTGCACCATGCGGCGGCACACGGCCTTGGCGCCCTCGCTGTCCCCCGCGCCCAGGTAGCGGCCGATGATGGCCTGCCCGGCGATGGCGATGGCGTCGAGTGCGAAGGCGAGCAGGCTCCACAGCGAGAGCAGGATCTGGTGGGCGGCGATGTCCGCATCGCCCAGCCGGGCCGCGACGGCGGTCGCGATCATCAGCACGGCCCGCAGGGACAGGGTCCGCACCAGCAGGGGTACTCCGGCTTGTGCGCAGGCCCGGATGCCGGCGGCGTCGGGGCGCAGGGAGGCCCGGTGGCGGCGGGCGCCCCGGACGACGACGATCAGGTAGGCGGCGGCCATGGCGCACTGGGCGATGACCGTGCCCCAGGCGGAACCGGCGATGCCGAGGCCCGCCCCGTAGACCAGGGCCACGTTCAGGCCCCCGTTGAGGGCGAAGCCGCCGATGGCGACGTACAGGGGGGTGCGCGTGTCCTGGAGCCCGCGGATCACCCCGGTGGCGGCCAGGACGACGAGCATGGCCGGGATGCCGAGGGCGGAGATGCGCAGGTAGGTGACGGCGTACGGGGTCACGGTGTCGGAGGCGCCGAAGAGCGAGATCAGCCAGGGGGCCGTGGGCAGCACGATCGCGACGACGGCCGCGCCGAGCAGGAGGGCGAGCCAGATGCCGTCCATGCCCTGCCGGATGGCCGCTTGGAGGTCGCCCGCACCGACCCGGCGCGCGACCGCAGCGGTGGTCGCGTAGGCGAGGAAGACGAAGACGCTCACCGCGGTCGTCAAGAGGGCGGCGGCGACCCCGAGGCCGGCGAGCTGAGGGGTGCCGAGGTGCCCCACGATGGCACTGTCGGCCATGACGAAGAGGGGTTCGGCGACGAGGGCGCCGAAGGCGGGGACGGCGAGGGCGAAGATCTCGCGGTCGTGCCGTCTCGGGGCGTCCTTCGGTGTCTCGGTGGCCTGTGTCATGTGCTCAATCTAATCTTCCACAGGTAATGGACGCAAGGGCCATTGGAGTCTTACCGACGCGCTGACTTGGGCGTTCTTCCCACCCCTTTGGAGGCGATCTTGAGACAGTGGCGAAGAATTTTCTCCCCCACAGGCCATGGAAGACGAAAGGCCAGGTCAGCACGGGTAACGGGGTGGGTCAGGTGATTTTGTCCACAGCACCGTCCCCCGGTCCGTACACAGCTTCAGGTGAGTTACCCACAGCATTCGGCTCGTCATCCACATCTCATCCACACAGCCTGTGGATAACAAGATTGGCTGACGTCGTCAGCGGCTCTACCGTGGTGCGTTGCCCGACGCGCCGAGAGCCGATCCGGGTGTCCCAAATGTCAGAGCCGTGTCGTAGAAAGAGTGACACGGCAAGGTCCGCTTTGCGGACGGGAGGAGGCGGCCCGGTGAGCAGTCCCGAGCCCATGGACGACCCTTGGGCCGACAGCGGTCCAGGTGACCGTCTGCCCGCCCGTCCACGCCGTAACAGTGAAGGCCGCGGCCGCGGGGACGAGCAGCACGATCGGGGCCGCGAGGGCGGCTCCTGGGACGGCGGAGGCGGCGGCTTCGAGCGGGTCCCGCCCCAGGACCTGGACGCCGAGCAGTCGGTCCTCGGCGGCATGCTGCTCTCGAAGGACGCGATCGCCGACGTGGTCGAGGTCCTCAAGGGCCATGACTTCTACCGTCCCTCGCACGAGACGATCTACCAGGCCATCCTCGACCTGTACGCGAAGGGGGAGCCCGCCGACCCGATCACGGTCGGCGCGGAGCTGACCCGGCGCGGCGAGATCAGCAAGGTCGGCGGTGCGTCGTACCTGCACACGCTGGTCCAGTCGGTGCCGACGGCGGCGAACGCGGAGTACTACGCGGAGATCGTCCACGAGCGGGCGGTCCTGCGCCGGCTGGTCGCGGCGGGTACGAAGATCACACAGATGGGCTATGCGGCGGACGGCGACGTCGACGAGATCGTCAACAGCGCCCAGGCCGAGATCTACGCCGTCACCGAGCAGCGGACCTCCGAGGACTACCTCCCGCTCGGCGACATCATGGAGGGCGCGCTCGACGAGATCGAGGCCATCGGCTCGCGCAGCGGCCAGATGTCCGGTGTGCCGACCGGCTTCACGGACCTCGACTCGCTGACGAACGGTCTGCACCCGGGCCAGATGATCGTCATCGCGGCCCGTCCCGCCATGGGCAAGTCGACCCTGGCCCTGGACTTCGCCCGCGCCTGCTCCATCAAGGCCAACCTGCCCAGCGTGATCTTCTCCCTCGAAATGGGACGTAACGAGATCGCCATGCGCCTGCTCTCCGCGGAGGCGCGGGTGGCGCTGCACCACATGCGCTCGGGCACCATGACGGACGACGACTGGACCCGGCTGGCCCGCCGGATGCCGGACGTCTCCGCCGCGCCGCTCTACATCGACGACTCCCCCAACCTGTCGATGATGGAGATCCGCGCGAAGTGCCGTCGGCTCAAGCAGCGAAACGATCTGTCTCTCGTCGTCATCGACTACCTGCAGCTGATGCAGTCCGGTGGCTCCCGGCGGCCCGAGAGCCGTCAGCAGGAGGTCTCGGACATGTCCCGAAACCTCAAGCTGCTCGCGAAGGAGCTGGAGGTCCCGGTGATCGCGCTGTCCCAGCTGAACCGTGGTCCCGAACAGCGCACCGACAAGAAGCCGATGGTCTCCGACCTGCGAGAGTCCGGTTCCATCGAGCAGGACGCCGACATGGTGATCCTGCTCCACCGCGAGGACGCCTACGAGAAGGAGTCGCCCCGCGCCGGTGAGGCGGACCTGATCGTGGCCAAGCACCGAAACGGCCCGACGGCGACGATCACGGTCGCTTTCCAGGGCCATTATTCGCGGTTCGTGGACATGGCCAACACCTAGAGTCGGAGCATGAGTTCCGCAGACACAGCAGACACATCAGACGCAGCGGGTACGGCCGAAGACCGGGAGTTGCTCCCCTCGACCAGGCGGGCACTGCTGCACCGGCTCGCCGTGGCGCAACGCGAGGGACGGGCGCCGTCGATCGTGGCCGCCGTGGTCCGCGGCGGCGAGATCGTCTGGGAGGGCACCCGCAGCTGCGTGGACGGGCACGGCCCGGACGGTGACGTG
This is a stretch of genomic DNA from Streptomyces sp. NBC_00536. It encodes these proteins:
- the rpsF gene encoding 30S ribosomal protein S6, with the translated sequence MRHYEVMVILDPDLEERAVSPLIENFLSVVREGNGKVEKVDTWGRRRLAYEIKKKPEGIYSVIDLQAEPAVVKELDRQMNLNESVLRTKVLRPETH
- a CDS encoding single-stranded DNA-binding protein; this encodes MAGETVITVVGNLVDDPELRFTPSGAAVAKFRVASTPRTFDRQTNEWKDGESLFLTCSVWRQAAENVAESLQRGMRVVVQGRLRQRSYEDREGVKRTVYELDVEEVGPSLKNATAKVTKTTGRGGQGGYGGGGGGQQGGGGGNWGGAPSASPQGGGAPSDDPWASSAPAGGGQPQQGGGGGGWGGSSGGSGGGYSDEPPF
- the rpsR gene encoding 30S ribosomal protein S18, yielding MAKPPVRKPKKKVCAFCKDKTVYVDYKDTNMLRKFISDRGKIRARRVTGNCTQHQRDVATAVKNSREMALLPYTSTAR
- the rplI gene encoding 50S ribosomal protein L9 gives rise to the protein MKIILTHEVSGLGTAGDVVDVKDGYARNYLVPRGFAIRWTKGGEKDVAQIRRARKIHEIATIEQANEFKAKLEGVKVRLATRSGDSGRLFGSVTPADIATAIEASGGPKVDKRRVELASPIKTLGSYQVSVRLHAEVVANLGIEVVAA
- a CDS encoding MATE family efflux transporter yields the protein MTQATETPKDAPRRHDREIFALAVPAFGALVAEPLFVMADSAIVGHLGTPQLAGLGVAAALLTTAVSVFVFLAYATTAAVARRVGAGDLQAAIRQGMDGIWLALLLGAAVVAIVLPTAPWLISLFGASDTVTPYAVTYLRISALGIPAMLVVLAATGVIRGLQDTRTPLYVAIGGFALNGGLNVALVYGAGLGIAGSAWGTVIAQCAMAAAYLIVVVRGARRHRASLRPDAAGIRACAQAGVPLLVRTLSLRAVLMIATAVAARLGDADIAAHQILLSLWSLLAFALDAIAIAGQAIIGRYLGAGDSEGAKAVCRRMVQWGIASGVVLGILVVAARPLFVPLFTGDPTVKDALLPALLVVALSQPVCGIVFVLDGVLMGAGDGRYLAGAMVVTLAVFTPAALLVPSIGGGLTTLWWAMTLMMLVRMVTLQLRARSGRWLVTGAAR
- the dnaB gene encoding replicative DNA helicase, which codes for MDDPWADSGPGDRLPARPRRNSEGRGRGDEQHDRGREGGSWDGGGGGFERVPPQDLDAEQSVLGGMLLSKDAIADVVEVLKGHDFYRPSHETIYQAILDLYAKGEPADPITVGAELTRRGEISKVGGASYLHTLVQSVPTAANAEYYAEIVHERAVLRRLVAAGTKITQMGYAADGDVDEIVNSAQAEIYAVTEQRTSEDYLPLGDIMEGALDEIEAIGSRSGQMSGVPTGFTDLDSLTNGLHPGQMIVIAARPAMGKSTLALDFARACSIKANLPSVIFSLEMGRNEIAMRLLSAEARVALHHMRSGTMTDDDWTRLARRMPDVSAAPLYIDDSPNLSMMEIRAKCRRLKQRNDLSLVVIDYLQLMQSGGSRRPESRQQEVSDMSRNLKLLAKELEVPVIALSQLNRGPEQRTDKKPMVSDLRESGSIEQDADMVILLHREDAYEKESPRAGEADLIVAKHRNGPTATITVAFQGHYSRFVDMANT